Proteins from a single region of Gordonia hongkongensis:
- a CDS encoding alpha/beta hydrolase, with the protein MHTRTTPTPLPTRASARATATAHATRWGLGTFTGAIPLNPLGIRLSRGLIAAIMRTLGRTPSGTTVYPVRENGIRGEWVLGPDVRRGRRAIYYVHGSAYSICSARTHRSLAARLSFATGIPVFVVDYRLAPEHRFPTAAEDVADGFDWLLRQGFLPADIVVAGDSAGGHLACDLTLRRADGGAAQPAAVVLFSPLIDLTFKLARTQERIRRDPAITAAAAARLVALYTRDVAADDPRLALDFAAARDLPPFLIQAGGAEMLSADARHLHEQLSAHGGDSRLEIWPGLMHVFQALPRLDPEADAALRRVAEFLGDRAADRPSPATAPASLTEADAS; encoded by the coding sequence ATGCACACCAGGACGACTCCGACCCCGCTGCCGACCCGCGCGTCGGCACGGGCCACCGCGACCGCCCATGCGACGAGGTGGGGGCTCGGCACGTTCACCGGCGCGATTCCACTGAATCCGCTGGGCATCCGACTCTCGCGCGGTCTCATCGCCGCGATCATGCGCACGCTCGGACGTACGCCATCCGGAACAACCGTGTATCCGGTCCGCGAGAACGGCATTCGCGGCGAGTGGGTTCTCGGACCGGATGTCCGACGGGGGCGCCGCGCGATCTACTACGTCCACGGCAGCGCGTACAGCATCTGCTCGGCTCGCACACATCGGTCGCTGGCCGCGCGGCTCTCTTTCGCGACCGGGATACCGGTGTTCGTCGTCGACTACCGTCTGGCTCCCGAGCACCGATTCCCCACCGCCGCCGAGGACGTCGCCGACGGCTTCGACTGGCTGCTCCGCCAGGGCTTCCTTCCTGCCGACATCGTGGTCGCCGGCGACTCCGCCGGCGGTCATCTGGCCTGCGATCTGACCCTCCGACGCGCGGACGGCGGCGCTGCCCAACCCGCCGCGGTCGTCCTGTTCTCCCCGCTCATCGACCTCACCTTCAAGCTGGCGCGCACCCAGGAACGCATCCGGCGCGACCCGGCGATCACGGCTGCGGCTGCCGCCCGCCTGGTGGCGCTCTACACCCGCGACGTTGCCGCCGACGACCCGCGTCTCGCGCTGGATTTCGCGGCGGCACGGGATCTTCCACCGTTCCTCATCCAGGCGGGCGGCGCCGAGATGCTCAGCGCCGACGCCCGCCACCTGCACGAGCAACTCAGCGCGCACGGCGGTGACAGCCGGCTGGAGATCTGGCCGGGCCTGATGCACGTCTTCCAGGCCCTCCCCCGGCTCGACCCAGAAGCCGACGCCGCACTGCGCCGGGTGGCCGAGTTCCTGGGCGACCGGGCGGCGGACCGGCCGTCTCCGGCGACGGCCCCGGCCTCACTCACCGAGGCGGACGCGTCATGA
- a CDS encoding SDR family NAD(P)-dependent oxidoreductase: MITAVDGIRRRFLRNPVSQNARALVTGAGSGIGRAFALELGRRGGEVICADIDETRADETASLVTSRTGRVAHAFTCDVADRAAMASLAAFTRDTFDGPPTLVVNNAGVGIGGRPVGDIGFDDWDWTLGINLWGVVHGCELFAPMLREAGRGGIINVASAAGFAAAPVMAPYNVSKAGVVSLSETLAAELASAGVGVTVLCPTFVKTNVARDGRITSDAQDLAGTLMRWTGVSPAGVAASTLDAHDLGRLYVLPQLDARVIWHLKRHFPASYVRGLGLLNRLLPSS; encoded by the coding sequence ATGATCACCGCGGTCGACGGAATACGGCGTCGGTTCCTCCGGAATCCGGTGTCGCAGAACGCTCGCGCGCTCGTCACCGGTGCCGGGAGCGGGATCGGCCGTGCGTTCGCGCTCGAACTCGGCCGGCGCGGCGGCGAGGTGATCTGCGCCGATATCGACGAGACACGCGCCGACGAGACCGCGTCGCTGGTCACCTCCCGGACCGGGCGGGTGGCCCATGCGTTCACCTGCGATGTCGCCGACCGGGCCGCGATGGCCTCGCTCGCGGCGTTCACCCGCGACACCTTCGACGGTCCACCGACTCTCGTCGTCAACAACGCCGGAGTCGGCATCGGGGGCCGCCCGGTCGGCGACATCGGGTTCGACGACTGGGACTGGACGCTCGGGATCAACCTCTGGGGTGTGGTGCACGGGTGCGAACTCTTCGCACCGATGCTGCGCGAAGCGGGCCGCGGCGGGATCATCAACGTCGCGTCGGCCGCGGGTTTCGCCGCGGCGCCGGTGATGGCGCCCTACAACGTGTCGAAGGCCGGCGTGGTCTCGCTGAGCGAGACACTCGCCGCCGAGCTGGCCTCCGCCGGCGTCGGTGTCACGGTTCTGTGCCCCACGTTCGTCAAGACCAACGTGGCTCGCGACGGTCGGATCACCTCGGACGCACAGGATCTCGCCGGGACGCTGATGCGCTGGACCGGGGTGTCCCCGGCCGGCGTGGCCGCATCGACACTCGACGCCCACGATCTGGGACGTCTCTACGTCCTGCCGCAACTGGACGCCCGCGTGATCTGGCATCTCAAACGACACTTCCCGGCGTCCTACGTCCGCGGACTCGGACTCCTCAACCGCCTCCTGCCGTCGTCCTGA
- a CDS encoding ferritin-like domain-containing protein: protein MAIDLDNMLQKIKDRQWALIDIDWDAPGAELIDPDLHAKLKPFMSDLMWIENVGARGFAAMAKKAPTPTLKSIYEHFHAEEQKHANAELALMRRWGMLDGDEIPSPNVNVQLVINWLDRHSDDMSLSFLGTVIPMLEVALDGALIKFITDEVKDPVALEVFRRINSDESRHLAVDFEVMEILGHAGLRKRTIDFVGGWVKPTFLIGALSYVPLLNKMRDNIVAMGVDEERLYSAMKRYRAVGDRSEYVRRLPMFQVVAYHGAAVINRGNVPYHLFADSMVKLTDRIPFGLVHRTPTWSQELTYEPTA, encoded by the coding sequence ATGGCCATCGACCTCGACAACATGCTGCAGAAGATCAAGGACCGTCAATGGGCCCTGATCGACATCGATTGGGACGCACCGGGCGCCGAGCTCATCGACCCCGACCTCCACGCCAAGCTCAAACCCTTCATGAGTGACCTGATGTGGATCGAGAACGTCGGCGCACGGGGCTTCGCGGCCATGGCCAAGAAGGCGCCGACCCCGACGCTGAAGAGCATCTACGAACACTTCCACGCCGAGGAACAGAAGCATGCCAATGCCGAACTGGCACTGATGCGCAGGTGGGGCATGCTCGACGGCGACGAGATCCCGTCACCGAATGTCAACGTGCAGCTGGTGATCAACTGGCTCGACCGACACTCCGACGACATGTCCCTGTCCTTTCTGGGAACCGTGATCCCGATGCTCGAGGTCGCGCTCGACGGCGCGCTGATCAAGTTCATCACCGACGAGGTCAAGGATCCGGTGGCCCTGGAGGTGTTCAGACGGATCAACTCCGATGAATCGCGGCACCTCGCAGTCGACTTCGAGGTGATGGAGATCCTCGGACACGCGGGGTTGCGCAAACGGACGATCGATTTCGTCGGCGGGTGGGTCAAGCCGACCTTCCTGATCGGAGCTCTCAGTTATGTACCGCTCCTGAACAAGATGCGCGACAACATCGTCGCGATGGGGGTCGACGAGGAACGGCTGTACAGCGCGATGAAGCGCTACCGGGCGGTGGGAGATCGAAGTGAGTACGTGCGGCGCCTGCCCATGTTCCAGGTGGTCGCGTACCACGGTGCGGCGGTGATCAATCGAGGCAACGTGCCCTACCACCTGTTCGCCGACTCGATGGTGAAGCTCACCGATCGCATCCCGTTCGGGCTGGTCCACCGAACACCCACGTGGTCGCAGGAACTCACCTACGAGCCGACGGCCTGA
- a CDS encoding flavin-containing monooxygenase, protein MHTSVAIIGAGFAGIGAAIRLREHGIDDLAIFERDDRVGGTWRDNTYPGAACDIPSRLYSYSFAPNPDWSHTYSRSAEILDYIRSMVDDSGIGPHIRFGHTVTGMEYNADDGLWTITFDEGHEPVRARAVVLASGPLANASFPDIPGIEDYEGHKIHSARWDHDYDFTGKKVAVVGTGASAVQIVPELVETAASVKVFQRTPGWVLPRANVRTRATTKRLYRAVPGTQRLARSLWFWGHETVALGVVWNTPLTRVVEAVSKMHLRSQVDDPWLRRQLTPDFAAGCKRLLMTSDYYPALQRPNCTLVTWPIARIAERGIRTVEGVEHQFDCIVFATGFDVSKTGTPIPITGLDGRDLASEWGRGAFAYRSVAVSGYPNLFFTFGPNSGPGHSSALVYMEAQIDYITEAVTQLLENDWKALDVRAEAQERYNQDIQCRLTSTTWNSGCQSWYLTDDGFNATMYPGFATQYVNQLRRVELRDYRILVHRDARTPATAALQ, encoded by the coding sequence ATGCACACCTCGGTGGCCATCATCGGAGCCGGATTCGCCGGTATCGGCGCGGCGATCCGTCTCCGGGAGCACGGAATCGACGACCTCGCGATCTTCGAACGCGACGACCGGGTCGGCGGCACGTGGCGCGACAACACCTATCCGGGTGCCGCGTGCGACATCCCGTCGCGCCTGTACTCCTACAGCTTCGCGCCCAACCCGGACTGGTCGCACACCTACTCGCGCAGTGCCGAGATCCTCGACTACATCCGGTCGATGGTCGACGACTCCGGGATCGGACCGCACATCCGGTTCGGCCACACGGTGACCGGGATGGAGTACAACGCCGACGACGGTCTGTGGACCATCACCTTCGACGAAGGGCACGAACCGGTACGGGCGCGCGCCGTCGTCCTGGCCTCGGGTCCGCTCGCGAACGCCTCCTTCCCCGACATCCCCGGCATCGAGGACTACGAGGGGCACAAGATCCACAGCGCACGTTGGGATCACGACTACGACTTCACCGGCAAGAAGGTCGCTGTCGTGGGCACCGGGGCGAGCGCGGTCCAGATCGTGCCGGAGCTGGTCGAGACCGCCGCGTCGGTGAAGGTCTTCCAGCGCACGCCCGGCTGGGTCCTGCCCCGCGCGAACGTGCGGACCCGTGCGACGACCAAGCGGCTCTATCGGGCGGTGCCCGGCACCCAGCGACTGGCGCGTTCACTCTGGTTCTGGGGTCACGAGACGGTGGCGCTGGGCGTCGTCTGGAACACTCCCCTGACCCGCGTCGTCGAGGCGGTCAGCAAAATGCACCTGCGGTCACAGGTCGACGACCCGTGGCTGCGCCGGCAGCTCACCCCCGACTTCGCCGCGGGATGCAAACGACTGCTCATGACCAGTGACTACTACCCCGCGCTCCAGCGACCGAACTGCACACTGGTGACCTGGCCGATCGCCCGCATCGCCGAACGCGGCATCCGCACCGTCGAAGGTGTTGAGCACCAGTTCGATTGCATCGTGTTCGCGACCGGGTTCGACGTGTCCAAGACCGGGACGCCGATCCCGATCACCGGCCTCGACGGCCGCGACCTCGCGTCCGAGTGGGGCCGGGGCGCGTTCGCGTACCGCAGCGTCGCCGTGTCCGGCTATCCCAATCTGTTCTTCACGTTCGGACCCAACTCCGGCCCGGGCCACAGCTCCGCGCTGGTCTACATGGAGGCCCAGATCGACTACATCACCGAAGCGGTCACCCAGCTGCTCGAGAACGACTGGAAGGCTCTCGACGTGCGCGCCGAGGCGCAGGAGCGATACAACCAGGACATCCAGTGTCGACTGACCTCGACCACCTGGAACTCCGGATGCCAGAGCTGGTACCTGACCGACGACGGGTTCAACGCGACGATGTACCCCGGCTTCGCGACCCAGTACGTCAATCAGCTGCGCCGCGTCGAACTGCGCGACTACCGGATCCTCGTTCACCGGGACGCTCGGACTCCGGCCACCGCAGCGTTACAGTGA
- a CDS encoding MerR family transcriptional regulator: MTEYRIDDLARVSGTTTRNIRGYQERGLLPQPLRRGRVAIYTEKHLRNLRAINKLLGSGFTLKHIATFMTNPGARIGDALELNEILDEHWSSTSRPEITRDELDERFGPLDDAQVAALVRAGVISETPRDGVYEAIDPRIIGNLARLVRRGVQITALADVHERFTAKINEAAEILLAAAHDEVDRRKGPGWLPENDDDVAWAVNLLGMMRRVGTENAHAALDRALDTALDRELSAHQSAVDERADADAPQPGRESVEPSAGPVVPLRQNDQ, translated from the coding sequence ATGACCGAGTACCGGATCGACGACCTGGCGCGCGTGTCCGGAACCACGACCCGGAACATCCGCGGCTATCAGGAACGCGGGCTGCTCCCCCAGCCGCTGCGGCGCGGACGCGTCGCGATCTACACCGAGAAGCACCTGCGTAACCTCCGGGCCATCAACAAACTGCTCGGGAGCGGGTTCACCCTCAAGCACATCGCCACCTTCATGACGAATCCCGGCGCTCGCATCGGGGATGCGTTGGAGCTCAACGAGATCCTCGACGAGCATTGGTCGAGCACGTCACGCCCGGAGATCACCCGCGACGAGCTCGACGAGCGATTCGGTCCGCTGGACGATGCCCAGGTCGCGGCTCTCGTGCGAGCCGGTGTGATCTCGGAGACCCCGCGCGATGGGGTGTACGAGGCCATCGACCCGCGCATCATCGGAAACCTGGCGAGGCTCGTGCGACGGGGCGTGCAGATCACCGCGCTGGCAGATGTCCACGAACGGTTCACCGCAAAGATCAACGAGGCCGCCGAGATCCTGCTCGCTGCCGCGCATGACGAGGTGGACCGACGCAAGGGCCCGGGCTGGCTGCCGGAGAACGACGACGACGTCGCCTGGGCGGTGAACCTCCTGGGGATGATGCGCCGCGTCGGAACCGAGAACGCCCACGCCGCACTCGACCGCGCCCTCGACACGGCGCTGGACCGGGAACTCTCGGCCCACCAGAGCGCCGTCGACGAGCGCGCGGACGCCGACGCGCCGCAGCCCGGCCGGGAATCCGTCGAGCCCTCAGCCGGACCCGTTGTGCCGCTTCGGCAGAACGACCAATGA
- a CDS encoding PPOX class F420-dependent oxidoreductase, with protein MSAPTLSDPAIREFLTSGTKTGHLGYTAADGRPLVVPVWFVLDGDRIAFNTGATTAKGRALLRDPRVVMAVDLPAPPFGFVQVQGIARVTDDLDEVRRIATMCGARYMGAERAEEFGARNGVPGELGIWIEPSKVVASLDVTA; from the coding sequence ATGTCTGCGCCCACGCTGTCCGACCCGGCCATCCGCGAATTCCTCACCAGCGGCACGAAGACCGGACACCTCGGATACACCGCCGCCGACGGTCGACCGCTCGTCGTCCCGGTGTGGTTCGTCCTCGACGGCGACCGGATCGCGTTCAACACCGGGGCCACGACTGCCAAAGGCCGTGCGCTGTTGCGTGATCCACGTGTCGTGATGGCGGTCGACCTGCCCGCACCGCCGTTCGGTTTCGTGCAGGTGCAAGGCATCGCGCGGGTCACCGACGACCTCGACGAGGTGCGTCGCATCGCGACGATGTGCGGGGCGCGATACATGGGTGCCGAGCGGGCCGAGGAGTTCGGAGCCCGCAACGGGGTCCCCGGCGAGCTGGGGATCTGGATCGAGCCGAGCAAGGTCGTCGCGAGCCTTGATGTCACCGCATGA
- the mftG gene encoding mycofactocin system GMC family oxidoreductase MftG, producing MTTTDRSLTADVVIVGAGSAGCVLAERLSRNPDRTVVLLERGPGGLPTPADLELSRLPIDDAAPHAVRHDTNLGVSAARGSALGGSSAVNGGYFLRWHRDDFGTWPAGWGLDAIADAYNELDAPGGTMGVEPVADDELGDAGTAFERYWTARVPVRPLALRWPVVGLNRVPINRSGLARRSAADAYLVPALSRPNLRVVTGCTVDRVASAGGTTVTGVHAGSLTVGAGEVILAAGTLGTAGILLRSELPALDIGGRADARSLGAGEHRGLAVSYARRTPAGPGMVLPTVVHTDSGIEIRCYRDDFASYIRGLRAWGPIVEVTAMRHSAVRIVADGVAVRLAFDEPDPATAVALRTAAAEVVEMLRAPEFADVVVPGSVRIADRAGFSQHAWGTMPMGVRTDWLGGVYGVRGLRIVDGSILPTSGRSGPHATIMMMACRIGDVLAQR from the coding sequence ATGACGACGACCGACCGGTCGCTCACCGCCGACGTCGTCATCGTCGGCGCCGGCAGCGCCGGATGCGTGCTCGCCGAGCGGCTCTCGCGGAACCCCGACCGTACGGTCGTGCTGCTGGAACGCGGTCCGGGAGGCCTGCCGACCCCCGCGGACCTCGAGCTGTCTCGGCTACCGATCGACGACGCCGCCCCGCATGCGGTCCGCCACGACACGAACCTCGGGGTGTCGGCGGCCCGCGGGTCGGCTCTCGGCGGTTCGTCGGCGGTGAACGGCGGGTACTTCCTCAGGTGGCATCGCGACGACTTCGGAACGTGGCCGGCCGGGTGGGGGCTTGACGCCATCGCCGATGCGTACAACGAACTGGACGCGCCCGGCGGCACCATGGGTGTCGAACCCGTCGCCGACGACGAACTCGGCGACGCCGGAACCGCTTTCGAGCGCTACTGGACGGCGCGGGTACCGGTCCGTCCGCTCGCGCTGCGGTGGCCGGTGGTCGGGCTCAACCGGGTGCCGATCAATCGGAGCGGGCTCGCGCGCCGCTCGGCGGCCGACGCGTACCTCGTCCCGGCGCTGTCGCGACCCAACCTCCGGGTCGTGACCGGTTGCACAGTGGACCGTGTGGCGTCGGCCGGGGGTACGACGGTGACGGGCGTGCACGCGGGCTCGCTCACGGTCGGCGCGGGCGAGGTGATCCTCGCCGCGGGCACCCTCGGTACCGCGGGGATCCTGTTGCGTTCGGAGTTGCCCGCACTCGACATCGGGGGTCGTGCGGATGCCCGTTCGCTGGGTGCCGGGGAGCATCGAGGCCTGGCGGTGTCGTACGCCAGGCGGACACCGGCGGGGCCGGGCATGGTGTTGCCGACGGTGGTGCACACCGACAGCGGTATCGAAATTCGCTGTTACCGAGATGATTTTGCCTCGTACATACGCGGCCTGCGCGCCTGGGGTCCGATCGTCGAGGTGACCGCGATGAGGCATTCAGCGGTTCGGATCGTCGCCGACGGCGTCGCTGTACGGCTGGCGTTCGACGAGCCCGACCCGGCCACCGCCGTCGCGCTGCGGACGGCGGCCGCGGAGGTCGTGGAGATGCTGCGCGCGCCCGAGTTCGCCGACGTCGTCGTTCCGGGGAGCGTGCGGATCGCCGATCGGGCGGGGTTCTCCCAGCACGCGTGGGGGACGATGCCGATGGGCGTCCGGACCGATTGGCTCGGCGGGGTGTACGGGGTTCGCGGACTCCGGATCGTCGACGGGTCCATTCTGCCCACCAGCGGGCGCAGTGGCCCACACGCGACGATCATGATGATGGCGTGCCGGATCGGTGATGTCCTCGCGCAACGGTGA
- the mftF gene encoding mycofactocin biosynthesis glycosyltransferase MftF (Members of this protein family, MftF, are glycosyltransferases, members of PF00535 (glycosyl transferase family 2). The encoding gene is found as part of the mycofactocin cassette, in Mycobacterium tuberculosis, many other Actinobacteria, and occasional members of other lineages. Mycofactocin itself, a putative redox carrier, is a heavily modified derivative of the C-terminal Val-Tyr dipeptide of the mycofactocin precursor MftA (TIGR03969).) produces the protein MTALDDSAPRRWAGNQDADDASARDDSESVEPGAHSDADATPGPRTDLPDGFQVQIDLRCAKAGDFRYLVGGSPTRLLRMSDTALGMTSEDGRIEVCDNVTRRLARALLDAGIANPRPMFGPQPQDVTVVVPVRDNQAGIDRLLDALDGLTVIVVDDGSATPIVADRPTARVLRFDDNRGPSAARNAGAEAATTDFVAFLDSDVVPDPDWLTILLTHFSDPTVGLVAPRIVGLQSDAAVASSLAERYENGWSSLDMGPEESAVAPSTRTPYVPSAAMVVRRSAFCGFDESLRVAEDVDACWRMHAEGWRIRYDPVARVAHEHRADLRSVLSRRCFYGTGAAHLASRHGDRAAPMKMSVPMAAAVVALLSRTRFGAALAMIILTHLAVRMRRRLGDLPSAPLVSAQMTGRAAGFGLLQAADAICRHYWPVAVLLALVSKRFRTLAVQVAIVEGVVSWVRDLLADPTSPPTLGPLRYILMHRLDDLAYGAGLWQGVITHRDPEALRPVISR, from the coding sequence ATGACGGCCCTCGACGACTCGGCCCCACGACGCTGGGCCGGGAACCAGGACGCGGACGACGCCTCCGCCCGGGACGACTCGGAGTCCGTCGAACCCGGAGCGCACTCGGACGCCGACGCGACTCCGGGGCCGCGCACCGATCTGCCCGACGGCTTCCAGGTGCAGATCGACCTGCGCTGTGCCAAGGCGGGCGACTTCCGGTATCTGGTCGGCGGTTCGCCGACGCGGCTGCTGCGCATGTCCGACACCGCACTCGGGATGACCTCCGAGGACGGTCGGATCGAGGTGTGCGACAACGTAACCCGACGACTGGCGCGCGCACTGCTGGACGCGGGGATCGCCAATCCCCGGCCCATGTTCGGGCCGCAGCCGCAGGACGTGACCGTGGTCGTCCCGGTCCGGGACAACCAGGCTGGCATCGATCGCCTGCTCGACGCCCTCGACGGGCTGACGGTCATCGTCGTGGACGACGGCTCCGCGACCCCGATCGTGGCGGACCGGCCCACGGCGCGGGTCCTGCGCTTCGACGACAACCGTGGTCCGTCCGCGGCGCGCAACGCGGGGGCGGAGGCCGCGACGACCGACTTCGTCGCATTCCTCGACTCCGACGTCGTGCCCGACCCGGATTGGCTCACCATCCTGCTGACGCACTTCTCCGACCCCACGGTCGGGCTCGTCGCGCCGCGCATCGTCGGATTGCAGTCCGACGCGGCGGTGGCGTCATCGCTGGCCGAGCGGTACGAGAACGGGTGGTCCTCCCTGGACATGGGACCCGAGGAGTCCGCGGTGGCGCCCTCGACCCGGACCCCGTATGTGCCCAGCGCCGCGATGGTGGTGCGGCGCAGCGCTTTCTGCGGTTTCGACGAGTCGCTGCGGGTGGCCGAGGATGTCGACGCGTGCTGGCGGATGCACGCGGAGGGGTGGCGGATCCGTTACGACCCGGTGGCTCGTGTGGCCCATGAGCACCGCGCTGACCTGCGCTCGGTGCTCTCGCGTCGCTGTTTCTACGGCACCGGCGCCGCACACCTGGCCTCCCGGCACGGTGACCGGGCGGCGCCGATGAAGATGTCGGTTCCGATGGCCGCCGCGGTGGTGGCGTTGCTGTCGCGGACGCGGTTCGGTGCCGCCCTGGCGATGATCATCCTCACCCATCTGGCGGTTCGGATGCGGCGGCGACTGGGCGACCTGCCGTCGGCCCCGCTGGTGTCGGCGCAGATGACCGGACGAGCGGCCGGGTTCGGACTGCTACAGGCCGCTGACGCCATCTGCCGTCACTATTGGCCGGTGGCGGTGTTGCTCGCCCTCGTGTCCAAGCGTTTCCGCACCCTCGCCGTGCAGGTGGCGATCGTCGAGGGGGTGGTGTCCTGGGTCCGGGATCTGCTCGCCGATCCGACCAGTCCGCCCACGCTCGGCCCGCTGCGCTACATCCTCATGCACCGGCTCGACGACCTGGCCTACGGTGCGGGCCTGTGGCAAGGCGTCATCACCCACCGAGACCCGGAAGCGTTGCGCCCGGTCATCTCTCGATGA
- the mftE gene encoding mycofactocin biosynthesis peptidyl-dipeptidase MftE — protein sequence MTVPSALGQCNWPDLDGQVITLLVPLGSVEQHGPHLPLDTDTRIAAAIAERVCGRSKASGLLCAPDLNYGASGEHEGFAGTISIGHEALRGLLVEYGRSACRWAARVVFVNGHGGNTRTLIEAVTRLRYEGRDVAWFPCAFDGADAHAGFTETSVLLHVSPSVVDPDRAVTGNREPVGALMGAMRSGGVAAVSPNGVLGDPEGASAETGAGLVDGVTDRLWAALESWQIDDLGRLG from the coding sequence ATGACGGTGCCATCGGCGTTGGGGCAGTGCAACTGGCCAGACCTCGATGGGCAGGTGATCACCCTGCTGGTGCCCCTCGGTTCGGTCGAGCAGCACGGGCCCCACCTCCCGCTCGACACCGACACGCGTATCGCGGCGGCGATCGCCGAGCGCGTCTGCGGACGATCGAAGGCCTCCGGACTCCTGTGCGCACCGGACCTGAACTACGGCGCCAGCGGCGAACACGAGGGCTTCGCCGGGACCATCTCGATCGGGCACGAGGCGTTGCGCGGCCTCCTCGTCGAGTACGGCCGCAGTGCGTGCCGATGGGCGGCGCGCGTGGTGTTCGTCAACGGACACGGCGGGAACACCCGGACGCTGATCGAGGCGGTGACCCGACTCCGCTACGAGGGCCGGGACGTCGCCTGGTTCCCGTGCGCTTTCGACGGCGCCGACGCCCACGCGGGATTCACCGAAACATCTGTGCTGCTGCATGTTTCGCCGTCCGTCGTGGATCCCGACCGTGCCGTGACGGGCAACCGGGAGCCGGTGGGGGCGCTGATGGGGGCGATGCGGTCGGGCGGTGTCGCCGCCGTGAGTCCCAACGGTGTCCTCGGCGACCCGGAGGGCGCGAGCGCCGAGACGGGGGCGGGTCTGGTCGACGGGGTGACCGACCGCCTGTGGGCCGCCCTGGAGTCGTGGCAGATCGACGATCTGGGGCGCCTGGGATGA
- a CDS encoding CaiB/BaiF CoA transferase family protein, whose protein sequence is MSSATPHDSGKPGPLSSIRVIEFAGIGPGPHAAMLLADLGADVVRVQRPGSLPKPGRNADALLRGRRVVEANLKDDNDRETILGLVAKADVILEGFRPGVMERLGLGPDDLEKVNPGLVYGRMTGWGQDGPRANLAGHDINYISLTGMLHAIGRKDDRPVPPLNLAGDFGGGSMFLVVGVLAALLERGVSGRGQVVDAAMVDGASVLGQMMWAFRGTGLWSDTRGVNMLDTGAPYYEVYETSDGKYMAVGAIEPQFYAELLKGLELTDADLPDQNDIAQWGKLKEIFTETFKSRTRDEWAAVFEGTDACTSPVLTFAEAPADAHMAARANLVDIDGVTQAQVAPRFSRTKPETPTGPTTEATDPSTLWAD, encoded by the coding sequence ATGAGCAGTGCCACACCACACGACAGCGGCAAGCCCGGCCCACTGAGCTCGATCCGGGTCATCGAGTTCGCCGGTATCGGCCCCGGTCCGCATGCCGCCATGCTGCTGGCCGATCTCGGCGCCGACGTCGTGCGCGTTCAGCGTCCGGGGTCGCTGCCCAAGCCCGGCCGCAACGCCGATGCTCTGCTCCGCGGCCGACGCGTCGTCGAGGCCAATCTCAAGGACGACAACGACCGGGAGACCATTCTCGGCCTCGTCGCCAAGGCCGATGTGATCCTCGAGGGTTTCCGTCCCGGCGTGATGGAACGGCTCGGACTCGGACCCGACGACCTCGAGAAGGTCAATCCCGGCCTCGTCTACGGGCGCATGACCGGCTGGGGACAGGACGGACCCCGTGCCAACCTCGCCGGCCACGACATCAACTACATCTCGCTCACGGGCATGCTGCACGCCATCGGACGCAAGGACGATCGTCCCGTGCCCCCGCTCAACCTGGCCGGTGACTTCGGCGGCGGTTCGATGTTCCTCGTCGTCGGTGTGCTCGCGGCACTGCTCGAGCGCGGGGTGTCCGGCCGGGGACAGGTCGTCGACGCGGCCATGGTCGACGGCGCTTCCGTTCTGGGACAGATGATGTGGGCGTTCCGCGGCACCGGACTGTGGAGCGACACCCGGGGTGTGAACATGCTCGACACCGGCGCTCCGTACTACGAGGTCTACGAGACCTCCGACGGCAAGTACATGGCGGTCGGCGCGATCGAGCCGCAGTTCTACGCCGAGCTGCTCAAGGGCCTCGAACTCACCGACGCCGACCTGCCGGACCAGAACGACATCGCCCAGTGGGGGAAGCTGAAGGAGATCTTCACCGAGACCTTCAAGTCGCGTACCCGCGACGAATGGGCCGCGGTCTTCGAGGGCACCGACGCCTGCACCTCGCCGGTCCTCACCTTCGCCGAGGCACCCGCCGACGCCCACATGGCCGCCCGCGCCAACCTCGTCGACATCGACGGCGTGACCCAGGCCCAGGTGGCACCGCGCTTCTCGCGCACCAAGCCGGAGACCCCCACGGGCCCGACCACCGAGGCGACCGATCCGTCGACGCTCTGGGCCGACTGA